The following are from one region of the Pelotomaculum isophthalicicum JI genome:
- the hemW gene encoding radical SAM family heme chaperone HemW produces MTLGLYIHVPFCVRKCRYCDFISYPYEDGAAGIYLDSLSKEIEMYGNILPEREKVLASVFIGGGTPTCLPAEKLVFILETVRKVFYLLPECEITVEANPGTVNQESLALLRKSGVNRLSLGVQAFQDSILSVLGRIHTAAEATGAVHAAREAGFENLNLDLIYGIPGQTGEDWLESLNQVANLDPEHIAVYGLQLEAGTPLEQAVSCGGLKPCSEDLDLFMYQTAIDYLTSRGYVHYEISNFARSGRESVHNLTYWLNQAYLGFGPAAHSYLRNERFANESTVSGYAGSLVQGKLPVASRETGTIRNEMAETMFLGLRLLRGVDLEAFYQRFGRRAEDIYRAEIASLREAGLVDLADGYLRLTAKGLPVGNEVFQEFVCNQY; encoded by the coding sequence ATGACACTTGGTTTATATATCCACGTTCCATTTTGTGTTAGAAAGTGCCGTTATTGCGACTTTATCTCTTACCCTTATGAGGACGGAGCAGCCGGAATATACCTGGATTCCTTGTCTAAAGAGATAGAGATGTATGGTAACATTTTGCCGGAACGTGAGAAAGTCCTTGCCAGTGTTTTTATCGGTGGCGGAACACCTACCTGCCTGCCGGCTGAAAAGCTGGTTTTCATTTTGGAAACGGTACGTAAGGTTTTTTACTTGTTGCCAGAATGTGAGATAACTGTCGAGGCCAATCCCGGTACGGTTAACCAGGAGTCACTGGCATTGTTGCGGAAGAGCGGTGTAAACAGGCTCAGCTTGGGTGTGCAGGCTTTCCAGGACAGTATATTGTCTGTGCTGGGGCGCATCCATACAGCTGCCGAAGCTACCGGGGCTGTCCACGCAGCCAGGGAGGCCGGGTTTGAAAACCTGAATCTGGACTTGATCTACGGGATACCGGGTCAAACCGGAGAAGACTGGTTGGAATCACTAAATCAAGTCGCGAATCTGGATCCGGAACACATAGCGGTGTATGGACTTCAACTGGAGGCAGGAACACCTTTGGAACAGGCGGTGTCCTGCGGCGGGCTTAAACCTTGTTCTGAAGATCTGGATCTATTCATGTATCAAACGGCGATTGATTATTTAACCAGTCGGGGCTACGTACATTATGAGATTTCAAATTTTGCCCGGTCTGGACGTGAGTCGGTCCACAATCTTACTTACTGGCTAAATCAGGCCTACCTGGGATTTGGTCCGGCTGCGCATTCTTACCTGCGGAACGAACGTTTTGCCAACGAGTCTACTGTCAGTGGCTATGCCGGCAGTCTTGTACAGGGGAAATTGCCGGTCGCCTCGAGGGAGACCGGAACGATCAGGAATGAGATGGCAGAGACAATGTTTTTAGGCTTACGATTGCTTAGGGGAGTTGACCTTGAAGCTTTCTACCAGCGTTTTGGCCGGCGGGCAGAGGACATTTACCGGGCGGAAATAGCTTCTTTGCGGGAAGCCGGGCTGGTGGACCTCGCGGACGGATACCTACGCCTTACAGCAAAAGGCCTGCCTGTGGGAAATGAGGTTTTTCAGGAATTTGTATGCAACCAGTATTAG
- a CDS encoding DUF4829 domain-containing protein: MLFIKIEVIGMRYAWAIIFIVFILILALAGHWIYDNKQEQADAQQVLENYFKAVNDNNYEEQLRYLSPFQVNTLEQNRINCGSVPACEYLRINDISLNNSKIPKEEYLTHGRGTITKPYKVIIFDVDFELKRKLNGIDQDESIKDIWKYILIKQKENEPWKIDDCGV, encoded by the coding sequence TTGCTTTTTATTAAAATTGAGGTGATTGGAATGCGATATGCATGGGCAATAATATTCATAGTATTCATTCTTATTCTGGCATTAGCTGGACATTGGATTTACGATAATAAGCAGGAACAAGCAGATGCCCAACAGGTATTAGAAAATTACTTTAAAGCGGTTAATGACAATAATTATGAAGAACAGCTGCGGTATCTATCACCATTTCAAGTTAATACTCTTGAACAAAATCGTATAAATTGTGGATCAGTTCCTGCATGCGAGTACTTGAGGATAAATGATATTTCGCTAAATAATTCAAAAATACCTAAAGAAGAATATCTTACTCATGGACGTGGCACAATTACCAAACCCTATAAAGTAATAATATTTGATGTGGATTTCGAATTAAAGCGTAAACTAAACGGGATAGACCAAGATGAAAGCATAAAAGATATATGGAAATATATATTAATTAAACAGAAAGAAAATGAACCCTGGAAAATTGACGATTGTGGTGTGTGA